The proteins below are encoded in one region of Epinephelus lanceolatus isolate andai-2023 chromosome 7, ASM4190304v1, whole genome shotgun sequence:
- the xkrx gene encoding XK-related protein 2 yields MCEVAMEEQEREISDMDPQESSTVVAENGVMLVVNHSRIRAPFSVVLATVLYLAEFIAAAVLCSMYHKTDDTIWMSFTITFMLLPAVLIQLALTFIHRDLGRDRPLVLFLHLLLLGPVIRCFEALVIYFKAGKKEEPYVTISRKISLKKGQGMPMEWEIGQSERNLATHRNAFKRVAVIQAFLGSAPQLTLQLYATIQEKYFFPPRLALMIITLMSITYGALVCSVLAIQIRYDDYKVRLRPIAYLVMIVWRGLEIAARITALVLFSTALTHWVILVGMVNLLFFFFLPWVEFWAKKGSLTETVEKNFSKLGTTIVLCMFTLLYACINIFCWSAVQLDLSHRELIDRKQHWDRLAMYYCGRFVENFLLITLWYFFKSDFYEYVCAPLLAVQLLICYSLAVLFMLLFYQFCHPCRRLFKYNVHDCLHCVCCRSGSRGARGKPPPSYSTAATMVLMPDEPVQLLDPQNSQPVNLTSQLEERETAIVEDIMDAA; encoded by the exons ATGTGCGAAGTGGCcatggaggagcaggagagGGAGATTTCGGACATGGACCCGCAGGAGTCCTCCACCGTGGTGGCGGAGAACGGAGTCATGCTGGTGGTCAATCACAGCCGGATCCGGGCTCCCTTCAGTGTCGTGCTGGCCACCGTGCTCTACCTTGCAGAGTTCATCGCCGCCGCTGTGCTCTGCAGCATGTACCACAAGACCGACGATACCATCTGGATGAGCTTCACCATCACCTTCATGCTGCTGCCCGCCGTGCTCATCCAGCTGGCCCTGACGTTCATCCACAGAGACCTGGGCCGGGACCGGCCTCTGGTCCTGTTCctgcacctgctgctgctgggcccTGTCATTAG GTGTTTCGAGGCTCTGGTGATCTATTTCAAGGCGGGTAAAAAGGAGGAGCCATATGTCACCATCTCCAGGAAGATCAGTCTGAAGAAGGGGCAGGGGATGCCCATGGAGTGGGAAATCGGCCAGTCGGAGCGCAACCTGGCTACTCACAGGAACGCCTTCAAACGCGTCGCGGTCATCCAGGCTTTTCTGGGCTCTGCGCCTCAACTGACGCTCCAGCTGTACGCCACCATCCAGGAGAAATACTTCTTCCCGCCAAGAT tggcTCTGATGATCATCACCCTGATGTCCATCACGTATGGGGCTCTCGTGTGCAGCGTCCTGGCCATCCAGATCAGATATGACGACTACAAGGTGCGTCTGCGCCCTATCGCCTACCTGGTCATGATCGTGTGGAGAGGCTTGGAGATCGCCGCCCGGATCACCGCTCTGGTCCTCTTCAGCACGGCGCTCACACACTGGGTGATCCTCGTCGGCATGGTTAacctgctcttcttcttcttcctcccctGGGTCGAGTTCTGGGCCAAGAAAGGCTCGCTGACTGAGACTGTGGAGAAAAACTTCTCTAAGCTGGGCACCACAATTGTGCTGTGCATGTTCACGCTGCTCTACGCCTGCATCAACATCTTCTGCTGGTCGGCGGTGCAGCTGGACCTCTCCCACCGTGAGCTGATCGACAGGAAGCAGCACTGGGACCGCCTGGCCATGTACTATTGCGGTCGCTTTGTAGAGAACTTCCTCCTCATCACGCTCTGGTATTTCTTCAAGTCAGACTTCTATGAGTACGTGTGTGCGCCGCTGCTGGCTGTGCAGCTGCTGATCTGCTACAGCCTGGCCGTGCTCTTCATGCTGCTCTTCTACCAGTTCTGCCACCCCTGCAGACGCCTCTTCAAGTACAATGTGCACGACTGCCTGCACTGCGTCTGCTGCCGTTCTGGAAGTAGAGGAGCGAGAGGGAAGCCACCACCCTCGTACTCTACTGCTGCAACCATGGTGCTGATGCCAGATGAGCCAGTGCAGCTGCTGGACCCCCAGAACTCACAACCCGTCAACCTCACCAGTCAGCTGGAGGAGCGGGAGACGGCTATAGTTGAAGACATTATGGACGCAGCCTGA